The region TTTTCCAGGACTCGGATTCGGATGTGCAGGACCCGATCTCGGCAGGGACTCGTGGACTCCGTTGGTCCGAGTCTTTTCCGAGTTCAtcaaatacatgtatgtcaaataCTTCTTTTGGTACTAGTAATCGGCTAATAAAACATATTATTTAGATATAGACAGACTGTTTAAAAATTGGCCATTAGTTTGAAACTTCGTGTATTTAAATAATATAAAGGATTTTATTTGGTAAACCAGGTCATACCATGAAACCTCAAAAGTAAACTTCAATGGCAACATTGTCCTCACTGATTTACTTGAtacatattaaatgaaatatcaaATACCTGCAACAATTGATCCAATAGTAGGTCGTTGTTTGCGATTGTATTCCCAACATTGCTGCATGATATCTGCTAGATCGTTTGGACAATCACTTGGGACAGTTGGCTTGGCTCCACCGCCTACTTCATAGACCAATTTGGCCCATTCCCATGTGTGGAAGGGTGGTTTCCTAGTACAGATCTCCAATATCAGCATCCCATAGGCATAGATGTCAGCTGGCTTTGAAAAGACAGCCCGTCCTTGATCATTCCCTACGTGCAGTTCCGGTGCCATATAACGGAAAGTCCCTTTTTGGCGAGACGTTGATTCTGAATGATCTATTTTGCGCGCAAGCCCAAAGTCACACAGCTTCAGCAGGTTGTcttcaaagagaaggcagttaGATGCCTTGATATCCCTATGCAAATAGTCCCGACGATGAAGATACTGGATGGCTAGAGCTGATTCCCTGGCCCATTTTTGCTTCAGCTCATTCGTCAGAGGCTTAGACAAATCAGATAGATAATCATGCAGTGATCCATTTGGATCATACTCCATCAGAATGATGCGAGTTGCAGCTGCTTCCGAAAACCCAATCAACTTGATGATATGTTTGTGGTGCAGTTGACTCATGACTTGAATTTCCCTTTCTGGTAGGTTCAAGACAGATTTGGCAGCAGCTTGTTCATATCCCTTATATCTCGTACTGAAAAACCCACTGAAAGTTACACGGTTGACTAACCCAAATCCCCCTTCTCCAATTTGCTCATGGAATTTTATGTATTTGGAATCAATGGTGTCTATTGGAAATGCAGTGGCCATGTTGATACATCATAGTCTGAAAGAAACAATAACAGAATTATGTTTAATAATCTCTAATTTATATGAGTATGTGCCTCTTTAATGACACACCTTTTCAGGCATCACTTCTGCCACCAAGAACCTTGCTTTCCCTAGCAATATCCTTACCCTCCCTGATAGTTTGTGAACATTTTGCTGTTCCCTCAAAGAAAATTACCTTTCGTATTGATTTCACACGAATTTCTTTATTTCCCAAGCATTGTTCAGTTCCCAAATCAAAACCGAGTGCATATCTAAAGATTTATTTGGTATAAATTCAAACATATTATGTTATACTGATAACGAGATCATTGAAATATTATGGCACGTAATGaggcataataatatccaaaatatcaaaattatcctaattagccataataatatccaaaatatcaaaattatcctaattagccataataatatccaaaatatcaacaTTATCCtcattagccataataatatccaaaatatcctaattagccctaataatatccaaattatctaaaatatccaaatatctgaaatatccaaattatcctaatgaggcataataataaccaaaatatccaaattatcctaattagccctaataatatccaaattatctaaaatatccaaatatctgaaatatccaaattatcctaatat is a window of Amphiura filiformis chromosome 2, Afil_fr2py, whole genome shotgun sequence DNA encoding:
- the LOC140137587 gene encoding uncharacterized protein, with translation MATAFPIDTIDSKYIKFHEQIGEGGFGLVNRVTFSGFFSTRYKGYEQAAAKSVLNLPEREIQVMSQLHHKHIIKLIGFSEAAATRIILMEYDPNGSLHDYLSDLSKPLTNELKQKWARESALAIQYLHRRDYLHRDIKASNCLLFEDNLLKLCDFGLARKIDHSESTSRQKGTFRYMAPELHVGNDQGRAVFSKPADIYAYGMLILEICTRKPPFHTWEWAKLVYEVGGGAKPTVPSDCPNDLADIMQQCWEYNRKQRPTIGSIVAGI